A genomic stretch from Primulina huaijiensis isolate GDHJ02 chromosome 14, ASM1229523v2, whole genome shotgun sequence includes:
- the LOC140957555 gene encoding NDR1/HIN1-like protein 10, whose product MAPPPPQQQQQPQPVGRSQHSWLMRCIALTALGLIILTILVVIIIWVSVQPRRLKYSMEHGSISAYNLTNDVLNANFHFVLRANNPNKRISLYYDRIDVSVLYEDQILSVGGFAPFYQPRRNVTHLGLHLAAKNEKVYGAVARDLKVDRASGDVDLDVKIRAKIRWKIGVFKIHRKLKVLCESLRVPFTSSKGFQRVQCDVDVD is encoded by the coding sequence ATGGCACCACCACCaccgcagcagcagcagcagccgcAGCCGGTGGGGCGATCACAACATTCTTGGCTAATGCGATGCATCGCTCTTACCGCTCTAGGCTTGATCATTTTAACTATTCTAGTTGTCATCATCATCTGGGTATCTGTCCAGCCAAGAAGATTGAAATATTCGATGGAGCACGGCTCCATCAGTGCCTACAACCTGACAAACGACGTCCTAAACGCAAACTTCCACTTCGTGCTCCGAGCAAACAATCCTAACAAAAGGATCTCGTTGTATTACGACAGGATCGACGTTTCGGTGTTGTACGAGGATCAGATTCTGTCGGTCGGTGGTTTTGCTCCGTTTTATCAACCAAGGAGAAATGTGACGCATTTGGGCTTGCATTTGGCTGCTAAGAATGAGAAGGTTTACGGGGCCGTGGCCCGGGATTTGAAAGTGGATCGGGCCTCTGGTGATGTGGACTTGGATGTGAAAATCAGGGCTAAAATCAGATGGAAGATTGGGGTTTTCAAGATTCATCGCAAGCTTAAGGTTCTTTGTGAATCCTTGAGGGTTCCGTTTACCAGTTCCAAGGGGTTTCAGAGGGTTCAGTGTGACGTGGATGTGGATTAA